CTGTCTCGCGCTTCCAGTCGGCGTGCTGGCGTCGGTGCATCGCCTGTTCGATCGCATTACGTCATTCGGTGCCGTCGCGGGCATCTCACTGCCGGTGTTCTGGTTCGGCCTGCTCTTGCAGCTGGTCTTCGCGATCACGCTGGGTTGGTTACCGTCGTCGGGGCGCGCGTCATTCGGCGCGAGTTCGTTCGCCGATCGCCTCGCGCATTTGGTGCTTCCGGTCGTCGTGTTGGCCGCTGTGCAGGCCGCGGCGTGGTCGCGCTATCTGCGGCGGGCCATGCGCGAAACGATTGGCCGGCCGTTCATGAATGCGGCGCGGGTGCGCGGCGTCTCCGAGCGCGGCGTGCTGTTGCGTCATGCGCTGCCCAATGCGCTCGGCCCGTTCATTACCGTCGTGCTGCTCGACGCCGCGATGATGGCATCGGGTGCCGTTGTCACTGAGAGCGTGTTCGCCTGGCCCGGGGTGGGCAGCCTGTTTACCGAGTCGCTCGTGAAGCGCGACTACCCCGTCCTGATGGCGTTCCTCATGTGCGGCGCGATCGCCGTGATGGTGCTCAATCTGCTGGCCGATATCGCGGTGCGTAGCATCGACCCGCGCACGAGGGGCACCGCATGAGGGCGGGACCGCGGGGCGGTCTGCTCTTTCTCGCGACGCTTGTCGTGGCGTCGTTGCTGGCCCCCTATCTCGCGCCGTTTGCCGCCGATGCCCTCGATCTGGCCAACCGACGCGCGGCGCCCTCGTTGGCACACTGGTTCGGCACCGATGAACTCGGCCGCGACGTGCTCACTCGCGTGCTGGTGGGCGCTCGCGTCTCGCTCGCTATCGGCGTGCTCTCGGCACTCATGAGCGCAGCGATCGGCGTCGCCGTCGGCGCGGTGGCCGGATACGCCGGTCGCTGGGTCGACGACGTGCTCATGCGCGCTACCGATGCGATGCTCGCCATTCCGCGTCTACCACTGCTGATGCTCGGCGCAGCCGTACTGCAGCCCGGTGTGCCGATGCTGATCCTGCTGGTCGCCGCCGCCGGCTGGATGGAAACGGCACGGGTCGTCCGCGCGGAAGTGCAGTCGTTGTCGTCGCTCGATTTCGTGCAGGCCGCGCGGGCGATCGGGGCGAATCCGGTCGGCGTGATCGTACGCCATATCGTTCCCGGCATCATTCCCGCAGCGACGGTTGCCACGACACTCGCCATCGGTCGCGGCATCCTGCTGGAGAGCACGATGAGCTTCTTCGGCGTCGGCGTGCAGCCTCCGACGGCCAGCTGGGGCAACATGTTGTATCAGGCGCAAACCGCGATGACCAGCGAGCCCTGGCTCGCGATCTTCCCCGGCCTGTTCATCTTTGCCACGGTGCTCGCCTGCAATGCGGTCGGCGACGCCATCGGTTCGTCTCCTACTCAACGCCGGGCCACCTGATGACCTTCCCGCTTCCATTCGCTCCGCGTCGCATCGCCATCGGCGCCAACGCGCATGTGGGCATCGCCGAGTCGATTCGTGCGCGTCGTCCCGACCTCGAACTGCGTGGCAAGGTGTTCACCGAGATCACGGCCGATGACCTCGAGTGGGCGGAGGCGTACATCGGCTTCAAGCGGCCGCCGTCGGTCTCGGATATGGGCAACGTGCGCTGGATCCAGTGCACCGGTGCCGGCGTCGATTCGTGGATGGCGTCCGATCTCGATCCACGCATCCTGCTCACGCGCAGTCCCGAATCGTTCGGTCCGATGATCGCCGAGTGGGCGGTGTCGCGCATCTTCGCGATACAGCTGCAGGTGCTGGAGTTGGCCGCAGCGCAGCGCGAGCGGCGCTGGGCGCCACGTGACATCGCGCGGGTGGCGGGTACGCGCGCGCTCGTCGTCGGTACGGGCGACATCGGCCGCGCGATCGCGTCCTCGTTACAGGCGCTGGGCGTGCATGTGACCGGCGTCTCGCGCAGCGGCGCGGCCAGCAGCCCGGCGTTCAGTGCGGTACACGCGTCGAGTGAACTCGCCGACCTGGTGGGCAACGCCGACTGGATCGTGGTTGCCGTGCCAGACACGCCGGCCTCGCGCGGACTGATTTCCCGCGAGGTGCTGTCGCGCTGCCGGGGCGCGGTGCTCCTGAATGCGGGCCGCGGCTCCGTAGTCGAGGAAGCGGCGCTGCCCGACGCGCTCGAAAAGGGCTGGCTGCGTGGCGCCGCGCTCGATGTGTTCGCCACCGAACCACTGCCGGCCGACTCGCCGCTCTGGAGCGATCCGCGCGTCATGGTGTCGCCACACATTTCGGGCCTTACTACGATCGACGGCGCCGCGCACGGGTTTCTGGAATGCCTCGACTCCCTCGAGCGTGGTGAATTGCCGAAGTGGGTGGTCGACCGCGCGCGTGGGTACTGACGCACCAGCGCACGCGGCACACGCACCTCAGTCGCGAAGCCGCACCCCACGCTGACGCTCGCGATTCACCTCGAGCTGCAGCACATCGGGACGTCCGTAATGACCCATCGCGTCGAAGTTCTGCCGTTCTTCGCGTACACGCGTGTGGTCGATGTCGGCCGTGATGAGACGTTCCTCATGGGCCACCGGCGCCACGATCCACTGGGCGTCAGGACCGGCGATACACGATCCGCCTTCCCCCATCACCTCCGGCAGCACGCGCTGCAGCAATGCGAAGTGCGGCGTATGCTCGGGCACCTGATCACGCCGCAGCAGCCCTGATACCGACATCACGTACGAGCGTCCCTCGCGCGCCATGAAGCGGGTGATGTCCTCCGTGTTGCGCACGCTGCCGGGCCAGATGGCGACGTGGAGATCTTCTCCCTGCCCGTACAGGCTCGCCCGTGCCAACGGCATCCAGTTCTCCCAGCAGTTCAGCGCCCCCAGCGTGAACGCGCCCACGCGGTGCGTGCGCAGACCGTGTCCGTCACCCGGCGCCCAACTCAGCCGCTCCTCGTATGTCGGCATGAGCTTCCGATGCACATTCACGATCGTACCCGCCGCGTCGATCGTGACGAGGCTGGCGTAGACACTATGTCCGCCTCGGTCGAGCGGGCGCTCGATGACACCGAGCACGACCGTGATGCTCCGGTCTCGGATGGCCGCGCACACCTCGTCCAAGTGTCCGGCTTCGATCTGGACGGCCTGATCGAGATAATGGGCGTGCAACGACTTCTGTACGGCCGCGTCGAAACGGGCTCCGTCGGTCCACTCGATCCACCACGGATAACCTGGGACGAACGCCTCCGGGAAGACGAGGAGCTGCACACCGTCGTCGGCGGCGCCGTGAATCGCCGAGATCACTTTCGCGAGCGTGCGGTTGCGATCGAGCCAGACCGGCGCCATCTGGGCGCCGGCGATACGGAGGGTATCAGCAGTCATGCCCAACGATACCACGCGCCACACGGTCGGCAATACGATATCTTCGGGTGGTGAACGCCCCGTGAACTTCAACCCGATCGCCGTGACTACTCCGACCGCCGGCACGTTCGACGATACCGACGTGGGCAGCGCGACGCCGACGACCGCGCCGACCGCCACGACCGCACCGACCGCGCCACCAGCATCGGGCGATGACCTTGGCTTCGGCCGCGTGGTGGCGCAGCGTTCACGTGGTCGCCTGTTCAATCGGGACGGCACCTCCACGTCCAGCAAGTACGGGTTGCGCGCGCAGCGCACCGAGCGCCTGTATCTCGCCGCGCTTCAGGCGCCGTGGGCCGTGTTCGTGTTGTGGGTGTTCGGCGGAGTCCTGCTGCTGAATGGACTCTTCGCACTCGCTTACGCCGCGCTGCCGGCCGGGGCGCTCGTAGGGAGCGAGGTGCTCGGTATGGCCGACCCCTTCCTGCGGGCCTTCGTATTCAGTACGGGGATTTTCACGACCACCGGAACGGGCCCCATCCACGCCGTGGGAATCACCGCCAACTGGGTCGTGGTGATCGAGTCGTTGGCCGGTCCGCTGGTGCTGGTGCTCGCCGGTGGCCTGCTGCTGGCTCGACTCATCCGGCCTCGGGCGCAGCTGCGCTTCAGTGAATCCGCCGTGGTGGGGCCGTACGACGGCGGACGCGGACTGATGTTCCGGTTCGTGAATGAGCTCCCGAGC
This region of Gemmatimonas groenlandica genomic DNA includes:
- a CDS encoding ABC transporter permease translates to MRGMIVRRVLQSVPLLVLISVLVFALLQAVPGGPLAAYLENPNVRPQDIERLRVAMGLDRPLAAQYVSWLSAFVRGDWGYSFADGRPVLVRVFERVPATLELVGASTLLALCLALPVGVLASVHRLFDRITSFGAVAGISLPVFWFGLLLQLVFAITLGWLPSSGRASFGASSFADRLAHLVLPVVVLAAVQAAAWSRYLRRAMRETIGRPFMNAARVRGVSERGVLLRHALPNALGPFITVVLLDAAMMASGAVVTESVFAWPGVGSLFTESLVKRDYPVLMAFLMCGAIAVMVLNLLADIAVRSIDPRTRGTA
- a CDS encoding ABC transporter permease — encoded protein: MRAGPRGGLLFLATLVVASLLAPYLAPFAADALDLANRRAAPSLAHWFGTDELGRDVLTRVLVGARVSLAIGVLSALMSAAIGVAVGAVAGYAGRWVDDVLMRATDAMLAIPRLPLLMLGAAVLQPGVPMLILLVAAAGWMETARVVRAEVQSLSSLDFVQAARAIGANPVGVIVRHIVPGIIPAATVATTLAIGRGILLESTMSFFGVGVQPPTASWGNMLYQAQTAMTSEPWLAIFPGLFIFATVLACNAVGDAIGSSPTQRRAT
- a CDS encoding D-2-hydroxyacid dehydrogenase, coding for MTFPLPFAPRRIAIGANAHVGIAESIRARRPDLELRGKVFTEITADDLEWAEAYIGFKRPPSVSDMGNVRWIQCTGAGVDSWMASDLDPRILLTRSPESFGPMIAEWAVSRIFAIQLQVLELAAAQRERRWAPRDIARVAGTRALVVGTGDIGRAIASSLQALGVHVTGVSRSGAASSPAFSAVHASSELADLVGNADWIVVAVPDTPASRGLISREVLSRCRGAVLLNAGRGSVVEEAALPDALEKGWLRGAALDVFATEPLPADSPLWSDPRVMVSPHISGLTTIDGAAHGFLECLDSLERGELPKWVVDRARGY
- a CDS encoding carbon-nitrogen hydrolase family protein; the encoded protein is MTADTLRIAGAQMAPVWLDRNRTLAKVISAIHGAADDGVQLLVFPEAFVPGYPWWIEWTDGARFDAAVQKSLHAHYLDQAVQIEAGHLDEVCAAIRDRSITVVLGVIERPLDRGGHSVYASLVTIDAAGTIVNVHRKLMPTYEERLSWAPGDGHGLRTHRVGAFTLGALNCWENWMPLARASLYGQGEDLHVAIWPGSVRNTEDITRFMAREGRSYVMSVSGLLRRDQVPEHTPHFALLQRVLPEVMGEGGSCIAGPDAQWIVAPVAHEERLITADIDHTRVREERQNFDAMGHYGRPDVLQLEVNRERQRGVRLRD
- a CDS encoding transporter: MPNDTTRHTVGNTISSGGERPVNFNPIAVTTPTAGTFDDTDVGSATPTTAPTATTAPTAPPASGDDLGFGRVVAQRSRGRLFNRDGTSTSSKYGLRAQRTERLYLAALQAPWAVFVLWVFGGVLLLNGLFALAYAALPAGALVGSEVLGMADPFLRAFVFSTGIFTTTGTGPIHAVGITANWVVVIESLAGPLVLVLAGGLLLARLIRPRAQLRFSESAVVGPYDGGRGLMFRFVNELPSQLTDVRADVSLSLYEMLDGKRERNFHQLALERSQVAVFPLHWTVVHPITADSPLHGFTPQQLRESEAELLILITAHEETFSTHVSVRASYYWDDITWDAKFADIFAQSAGESIAIDVERLDRLDRLPEGTTSVPAPAELTKKG